The genomic stretch TGTGGAACAAAACAAGGCGGCCATTCGACAAAACGAAGTGGAGCTGGAGAACAGCTGTGTCGTTTCTCCGATCTCCGGTATCATCGCCAGCAAGAACGTCAACGTCGGTGAATCCCTTTCAGCCAGTACGGCGCCTTTTGTCGTCATCAATATGCAGACCGTTCAGATCAACGCCGGTGTGAGCGAAGGCGACATCAATCAATTTAAGCCGGGCTTGGATGTAGATGTGCGGGTTCCCGCAGCATCGCCCAAACCGTTCAAGGGAAAGGTGACCAAGATCAGCCCCTCCGCCGACGCCAAGACCAAAACATACCCAGTCTGGGTGTCTGTCGACAACACTGATGACCTGCTGAAGGCAGGCATGTATGCGGAGATCCTTGTGACGACGCAGCGACTGGAGAATGCCCTCACTGTCCCCTCTGACGCAGTTGTGGAGCGGAACGGGCAGAAGGTTGTGTACATACTTGACGGGGACAAGGCTGTCGAGCGCAAGGTCTCTGTCGGCAAGGTAGACGAGGGGATCACCCAGGTGACCGAAGGGGTGGCCGAGGGCGAAAAAGTGATCACCACAGGTCTGCAGGCACTGCGCGACGGCATGGCTGTCCGTGAGGAACAGGCCAAGCCGCAGGAAAGAGCAGCTGGAGGTTCCCAGAAGGCGCCGCGTCAAGGGCAATCGCAGGATGCGCCTTACATTACGAACCGGTAGGGTGGCGAAGGCATGAATCTAACGGACTTTTCTATAAAACGGCCTGCCGGCATCAGCATGATCGTCCTGTTTTTTGTGGTGCTGGGGCTGTACAGCTTCAACCGCATCGGCGTGGAACTGTTGCCGGCCATGAACACGCCCTTCGTGACGGTGCAGGTGAGCTATCCCGGTGCCGCCGCCGAAGACGTGGAAAAGCAGGTCATCGAACCGTTGGAGGAGGCCGTCTCCTCTGTCTCCAAGTTAAAGAAACTGACCGCCATGGCCAACGCGGGCTCCGGTTTTGTCATCCTCGAGTTCGACCTGTCGGCCGATCCCGATCAGGCTGTCCTGGACGTGACCAAGAAGGTGGACGCCGTCAAAGGCCGCCTTCCCGATGAGGCGAACGACCCGGTCGTCATCAAGCGGGACATCAATGCCCAGGCGATCATGACCTTGAGCGTCAGCAGCGATGGCCTGTCCAAACTGGAAACCTATAAATTGGCCGACGAGATGATTCAGGAGCGCCTCAAGCGCGTCCAGGGCGTCTCCGAGATCGAGGTTTACGGTGGGCGGCAGAAGGAGATCGCCGTCGAGGTTGACCCCAAGAAGTTGACCGTCTTCAACGTCTCTTTAAATTCCATCGTCAATAAGATTAAGTCAGAAAACGCCAACAAACCGGTAGGTAAGCTCTATCGCCAGCGTGATTACGACCTGCGGCTGTTGGGCGAGTACCAGAGTGTCAAAGAGATCGAGAACCTGGCCATCCCCAGCGGCGACGGCGCCGCCGTCCCTTTGAAAAACGTTGCCACCGTCAAAGAACAAATCAAAGAAGTCCGCAACATGACCCGCCTCAACGGCGAGGAATCGGTGGGCATCGAGATCTTCAAGCAGAGCGACAGCAGCGTCGTCGATGTGGGCAAAGGCCTCAACGCCGAGATCGAGAAACTGCGTAAGGAACTTCCCGGTGTCACCATCTACGTGGCCAACGACGCTTCCGACTATGTTCAGAAGGCTTTGAACAATACGCAGATGAGCATCTTCGAAGGGATCGTGACGACGGCCTTCGCCCTGTTCTTCTTCCTGAAGGAATGGCGATCCATGGTGACAGTGCTGATCGCCATTCCCACATCGCTCATCTCCGTTATCTTCGTCATGTACCTCTTCGACTTTACGTTCAACATGATGTCCCTCATGGGTATGGCGCTCTGTATCGGTATTCTGGTTGACGATTCGATCGTCGTCTTGGAGAACATCCACCGGCACCTGACCATGGGCAAAGATGCCAGGACGGCGGCGCGGGATGGACGGGGCGAGATCGGCATGGCCGCCATCGCTATCACCCTTTGCGATGTCGTCGTCTTCCTGCCCATCGCCTTCATGGAGGGGATGGTGGGGCAGTTTTTCCGCCAGTTCGGTCTGACCATCG from Heliomicrobium modesticaldum Ice1 encodes the following:
- a CDS encoding efflux RND transporter periplasmic adaptor subunit produces the protein MQTGKVVLALCLTTMVLTTACGKTDAPATSAVGAVTSVKTVPVKRATLTSTVTLSGKIEPIESVNVVPKSSGKAAGVYGDVGQRVSAGTRLIQLENNDILAKLDAAKAALAASEANLERAKAQLEKTQIQLDEAKRNLERQKMLFEAGALSQALYDAAQTNYDSIKKDYDMNAASVASAQASVEQNKAAIRQNEVELENSCVVSPISGIIASKNVNVGESLSASTAPFVVINMQTVQINAGVSEGDINQFKPGLDVDVRVPAASPKPFKGKVTKISPSADAKTKTYPVWVSVDNTDDLLKAGMYAEILVTTQRLENALTVPSDAVVERNGQKVVYILDGDKAVERKVSVGKVDEGITQVTEGVAEGEKVITTGLQALRDGMAVREEQAKPQERAAGGSQKAPRQGQSQDAPYITNR